One Helianthus annuus cultivar XRQ/B chromosome 12, HanXRQr2.0-SUNRISE, whole genome shotgun sequence genomic region harbors:
- the LOC110894062 gene encoding uncharacterized protein LOC110894062, producing the protein MSLNQLSPIAQAELETGTTTRPPKLKGAEDFSTWKTRIQSFFEYTDYNLWLSVTAGPHVPTVVRGDSVVPNNDATTFTDEDKALIQRDRRAHAALTMALSTNDCNMFEEHRTANALWNALIEYYEGNEELIESKRDMVQKQYDMFCGVRGESLSDHISRFLNMMTKMKKAGNPVTNRAAIKKLLDSLPKEWSLQCMMIKKEFLNNPNPVTLSDLINTLRAFEMDVNKREMNTAGYQPKATQPSAGLKNVAFLASGGITPQASDLIYANASASASKAPQIVEKTITVDTQALKVSTENVALFNTFLSSYEALMSGELRKEMFTAEDMYQVDPDDMEEMDLKWQMAMITLRLKKFQDKTGKRLGLGKAGFDKSKLRCYNCKNLGHFKRDCPMLKEGNSEATPAAKQITAEENKSNASPSTPKALVVEDYDWSEEITEAKEQVNKALMAKISSESSAKHFEKQTTGIPTGNNDADQGLKGILPSVESGDKAEKDAEKGKDKVQATAMKADASKEKADKDLIPLSVKKMCAMMMETAEGQK; encoded by the exons atgtCGCTAAATCAACTAAGTCCAATCGCTCAAGCGGAACTTGAAACTGGAACCACAACTCGcccaccaaagttgaaaggagCGGAAGATTTTAGCACTTGGAAAACTCGCATTCAGtcgttcttcgagtacacggaTTACAATCTGTGGCTCTCCGTTACGGCCGGACCTCACGTTCCTACGGTAGTTAGAGGAGATTCGGTGGTTCCTAACAACGATGCTACCACCTTCACTGACGAAGACAAGGCCCTCATTCAACGTGATCGTCGTGCACACGCCGCTCTAACCATGGCTTTATCAACAAACGactgcaacatgtttgaagaacaccgaactgctaatgcactctggaatgcattgATCGAGTACTATGAGGGAAATGAAGAACTGATCGAAAGCAAGAGAGATATGGTGCAAAAGCAATACGACATGTTTTGCGGAGTCCGTGGAGAGAGCCTGTCTGATCACATTAGCCGCTTCCTAAAcatgatgaccaaaatgaagaaaGCTGGAAATCCTGTAACCAATCGTGCTGCAATAAAGAAATTGCTTGACTCGCTCCCCAAGGAATGGAGCCTGCAGTgtatgatgatcaagaaggaaTTCCTCAACAATCCTAATCCTGTTACTCTGTCAGATCTGATCAACACTCTAAGGGCATTTGAAATGGACGTAAACAAGAGAGAGATGAACACTGCTGGATATCAACCTAAAGCAACTCAACCTTCAGCAGGACTGAAGAATGTAGCGTTTCTCGCTTCAGGGGGCATTACTCCACAAGCTTCTGATCTAATTTATGCAAATGCTTCCGCAAGCGCATCTAAAGCCCCAcaaattgttgagaaaacgatCACTGTCGATACTCAAGCACTGAAAGTTTCAACCGAGAATGTGGCACTCTTCAACACTTTCCTAAGCAGCTATGAAGCCCTAATGTCTGGGGAATTGAGGAAGGAGATGTTTACTGCcgaagacatgtatcaggttgatccagatgatatggaagaaatggatctgaaatggcaaatggccatgatcactCTGAGATTGAAGAAGTTTCAAGACAAGACAGGCAAGCGATTAGGTCTTGGAAAAGctggttttgataagtctaagcTGAGGTGCTACAACTGTAAGAATCTTGGACACTTCAAGCGTGACTGTCCGATGTTGAAAGAGGGAAACAGTGAAGCTACTCCTGCTGCTAAACAGATCACTGCCGAAGAGAACAAAAGCAACGCTTCTCCCAGCACGCCAAAGGCTTTGGTTGTTGAAGACTATGACTGGAGCGAAGAGATCACTGAAGCTAAGGAACAAGTCAACAAAGCACTGATGGCCAAAATCTCTAGTGAATCATCTGCAAAGCACTTTGAGAAGCAGACAACGGGAATCCCAACTGGAAACAATGATGCTGACCAGGGATTGAAAGGTATTCTGCCTTCAGTGGAGTCTGGTGATAAAGCTGAAAAAGATGCTGAGAAAGGAAAGGATAAAGTTCAAGCTACAGCCATGAAAGCAGATGCATCAAAAGAGAAGGCTgacaaagacttg ATTCCATTgagtgtaaagaagatgtgtgcgatgatGATGGAGACTGCGGAGGGTCAAAAATAG
- the LOC110892417 gene encoding replication protein A 70 kDa DNA-binding subunit E-like, which translates to MEVAKVSMLNDLNTFSNNYSIRVKIVSISKKMMNNNKNEIYRLDMIFMDEMGTMIQASCLHKMLGKFKEFLQLDECLLITKPSLATNNFKSSAKYTKRNDKISLYFYTSVEKCFDWSGPKYRFNFVNLKDVVKNKFEVNTVIDWIGYVDVCFNLEDTSKKDGSKGKRLNLRLEDIEGQKCPVTLWDGFAIDVFAYVNDKKREKYVVILCHFGMVNLYKGKRGVANGFELSRLFIDTDIEEISSFRKRGCFVII; encoded by the exons ATGGAGGTTGCAAAGGTTAGCATGCTTAACGATCTTAATACATTCTCAAACAACTATTCGATTAGAGTGAAGATTGTTAGCATttcgaagaagatgatgaataataacaaaaatgaaatataTCGTCTTGATATGATCTTCATGGATGAGATG GGAACTATGATTCAAGCCAGCTGTTTGCATAAGATGCTAGGAAAATTCAAGGAATTTCTTCAGTTGGATGAATGTCTTCTTATCACCAAACCTTCTCTTGCTACTAATAACTTTAAGTCCTCTGCTAAGTATACCAAGAGAAATGACAAAATATCACTGTATTTCTATACTTCTGTTGAGAAATGCTTTGACTGGTCTGGACCGAAATACCGTTTTAATTTCGTTAACCTGAAGGATGTTGTTAAGAATAAATTTGAAGTTAATACAGTTATTG ATTGGATTGGTTATGTGGATGTATGTTTCAATCTAGAGGATACGTCAAAGAAGGATGGGAGCAAAGGCAAGAGACTTAATCTTAGACTTGAAGACATTGA AGGCCAAAAGTGTCCGGTTACTTTGTGGGATGGTTTTGCTATTGACGTGTTTGCTTACGTGAATGATAAGAAACGAGAGAAATAtgttgttatcctttgtcatTTTGGTATGGTCAACCTTTACAAAG GCAAGCGTGGTGTTGCAAACGGCTTTGAGCTAAGCAGACTTTTTATTGACACTGACATTGAAGAGATATCCTCTTTTAGGAAGAG GGGTTGTTTTGTAATTATCTAG
- the LOC110894061 gene encoding uncharacterized protein LOC110894061 has product MVVIQHDHLLTLIDLNPKYPHDEQVYDDEKDLISIQAFQCSCGRCNKKITYFHRYYYKCDQCDYSLHKLCSELPTTLKHASHLEHTLSLFQNEPRQKCHVCECTIWDQQLRYYCSPCMLNICLACGTNEVHHRTIYHPSHKHPLVPTSRPILVACDACGDEHKGVFYQCITCFLFFIHEDCVFGPKRLLIQHGTCDKFFHTHPLILTYGFPRVDQQAKFYPKCRVCDKSFSGYENLWVYKCEKCRYYTHFGCAYLRSKKSQEAASRITPERYEDDHDVLRLPVSEQNYNKVRDFFFKERNYESSITHHSHHHPLILVDAQCNDITTMTQNDARCNACLIPIEKKMTFYKCKFNGQGCNFLLHEWCTRLPPELKGHEYHQEHTLLLLPKAGHEFLWFYCSVCDDLCNGFAYSCVECDWKIDVWCAFTREKIKHKSHPNHLLSSHYGYNRSGEDGYCRMCLSGFIDNNEISFSCGQCGFHLHLGCALLLPETIRHRYDKHPLSLAYSPVENHEGDYFCEVCEEELNPNACFYHCHECVQSIHTTCAPLIPQSKPYLYGGLRVLWKRVKMGGIYKTEYHPHPLSFLIGTTSDGQCTKCGERFYNNYILKCSECKFVIHARCLT; this is encoded by the exons ATGGTGGTGATACAACATGACCATCTCTTAACTCTTATAGATTTAAATCCAAAATATCCACACGATGAACAAGTATATGATGATGAGAAAGATTTGATTAGCATTCAAGCCTTTCAATGTTCATGTGGTCGGTGCAATAAAAAAATCACCTATTTCCACAGGTATTATTATAAGTGCGATCAATGTGACTACTCACTCCACAAGTTATGTTCAGAACTTCCCACCACACTAAAACATGCATCCCATCTAGAACATACTCTTTCCCTCTTTCAAAATGAACCACGACAGAAGTGTCATGTGTGTGAATGTACTATTTGGGATCAACAACTTCGTTATTACTGTTCTCCATGTATGCTAAACATATGTTTAGCTTGTGGTACGAATGAGGTACACCACCGTACTATTTATCACCCTAGCCACAAACATCCATTAGTTCCTACAAGTAGGCCGATTTTGGTAGCATGTGACGCTTGTGGGGATGAACATAAAGGGGTATTTTATCAATGTATCACATGTTTTCTATTTTTCATCCACGAGGACTGTGTTTTTGGTCCGAAAAGGTTGCTAATTCAACATGGTACATGTGATAAATTTTTTCATACTCATCCTCTTATCCTCACCTACGGATTTCCAAGAGTAGATCAACAAGCTAAATTTTATCCTAAATGTAGGGTATGCGACAAATCCTTTTCTGGTTATGAAAATCTTTGGGTCTATAAATGTGAAAAATGCAGATATTATACTCATTTTGGGTGTGCATATTTAAGAAGCAAGAAATCCCAAGAAG CTGCCAGTCGTATAACCCCAGAGAGATACGAAGATGATCATGATGTTCTTCGTCTTCCGGTCTCCGAACAAAACTACAACAAAGTCAGAGACTTCTTTTTCAAAGAAAGGAATTATGAGAGCAGCATTACTCATCATAGTCATCATCATCCGCTAATTCTTGTTGACGCACAATGCAATGACATTACAACAATGACTCAGAATGACGCACGATGCAATGCATGTTTGATACCAATCGAGAAGAAGATGACGTTTTACAAGTGCAAATTTAATGGCCAAGGATGCAACTTTCTTCTCCATGAGTGGTGCACCCGCTTGCCTCCTGAATTAAAAGGCCACGAATATCACCAAGAACACACCCTTCTTCTCTTGCCAAAAGCAGGTCATGAGTTCCTTTGGTTCTACTGTAGTGTCTGCGATGATCTTTGCAATGGGTTTGCTTACTCGTGTGTTGAATGTGATTGGAAAATTGATGTTTGGTGTGCATTCACACGTGAGAAAATCAAACATAAATCTCATCCAAATCACCTACTTTCAAGCCATTATGGGTATAATAGATCTGGTGAAGACGGCTATTGTCGTATGTGTTTGTCCGGTTTCATCGATAACAATGAAATTTCATTCAGTTGCGGACAGTGTGGGTTTCATCTACATCTTGGGTGTGCTTTGTTATTGCCCGAGACAATTAGGCACAGGTACGACAAGCACCCGCTGAGCCTAGCTTACTCCCCAGTTGAAAACCATGAGGGTGATTATTTCTGTGAAGTCTGCGAGGAGGAACTTAATCCTAATGCTTGTTTCTATCATTGCCATGAATGTGTCCAGTCCATACATACAACTTGTGCTCCGTTAATACCTCAAAGCAAACCATACCTTTATGGCGGCTTAAGGGTTCTTTGGAAGCGTGTAAAGATGGGAGGCATTTATAAAACTGAATATCACCCGCACCCTCTTTCATTTCTCATAGGGACAACAAGTGATGGTCAATGCACCAAGTGTGGTGAACGCTTCTATAACAATTATATCTTAAAGTGTTCAGAGTGTAAGTTTGTAATCCATGCAAGATGTTTAACATAG